A window of Ascochyta rabiei chromosome 6, complete sequence genomic DNA:
GAGTGGAATCTGCATGGCTTACGCCATCGATCAGATCTGCGCTGTAGACGGGAAGCTCGGCGTCAATGTCGAGATCCGGGTGAAACTCATCCCAGCTCCGCTCCTCCCTCGGCTTGTATCCATCGTTTTGCGccacggcggcggcgactgCAGCAGCCGAGCTGGAACGCGGTCCAGCAGGCGGCCTTTCGCGTCGCAGTCGTGGGTACGAtgagggcgagggcgcgAGCTCGGGCAGAGTGACACCTTGCCGTTCGGCGTTGAGGCGTCCGATGCGGCCGCGGGGACCGATGTACGCGTAGCCACCTGGTCCTGTTCCTCCGACTGGTGTTTCTACCCCCTCGTCATCCACGTATCGTCCCCCGCCTCCTGGTCCACCTGGCACGTATTTGCGCTTTTTGCTGGCGGGCACCGAGTCGGAGATGTGGCGTCTGCGTGGACGTTCTGAGCTTCGTATGCGCGTAGTAGGTGTATCAAGTACGGGCGCCATGTAGAAGGCTGAGGAATGTTGAGAAAGCCAGCTAGGGTGAGTTGCGAGGACGCGCCGCCGGCACTGGTGTTATCTGCCGGTGGGGGCTACCGCGAGCGCAAGTCCGCCAGGCAAGCTGGAAGAGGTATGGTCATCGACAGTGAAGCAGTGGGCGGCCTTTCGGAGCTTGCGCGGGCGTCGAGGCGTGCACGTTGTCGAGAAGCGCCTCCTCTTTCCCCGGGTGAGGTTGCGTCCTTTGCAGGTGCGAAGACAGGCGTGCCTGATCGGGTTAGCGCTGCAGCCAAGCCGCTAACTGCATGCACCTGTCGTTCCCGCGCTCCACTCTTAGCCGAACGCTCAAGGCGAGTGAAATCCGCAACCCACCCATGCGCTTGGGGTCTTgggggagggggggggggcctTTGTGCCGGCAGACGCGTGCAGTGTAGGACGGTCTCGTGGCCGATGCTCCTCTCGCGTATCGAACATCACCACTGAACAGCCCTTGTGCACCTTGCAGCCGATCGACCGTCGCTGTGCATCTTTTTTTCGCCGGTGCAGGAAGCAGTTGAACACTGCATAGCAAACACCTCTGTTCATACTCATTACTCAACATGCCCTCTGTGCGCACATTCTACGGGAGAGCCAAGGATTCATGCCAACAAGCTGCCGGTTTTCCTGTCGACGGTCTTGAAGCATAGGGGCTCCAGCAGCGTCAACGCCCAGGACTTgacagcaccaccaccacccttCTTCCTCGCCTTCCTGCTGGCCTCGTCCTTGTCAGCTTCTTACCTGCCGTGTGTTCTTTCATAGCCACATCCACTGACTATAACGTTGCACCCTTTTTACTGGCACTGTCTGTCTTGTCTCACTTTCACCTCGTCTGCACCTGCCCATATAGGACTTGCGACTCCTCCACCTTTTCCTCGCTCCGTAGTCGGCATAGCACTGTTGTTTACCTCGCTCGCTCTCTTCCATCTTCCCTTGCTCTCCGTCGCCTTCCCAGTTTTGCAACTTCAGCCACTCGATTTGCCCCTTAACGCCATACTCACGCCTGGAGATCACACTTTGTCCGATCACTCGCTTTCACACGTTATATACACGTCTTTTGCCTTCGACTCACTAAATCTTCCACCGCCATCATGGCCACTGCTGGTGCCGTCGCTCTTCTGTGTAAGTAGGGCGATGCCTGTTGGTGACTGGACGGTGACTGACATTAGGCAGTGAGTGCGAAACCAACTAGTCGGCGAGCTCCAGATCTTGCAGGTAACCCCTGTTCGACCAATGCACACTCTGCTGACGTCTGCTAGACGTTCAATCATGACCTTACTGGCAGTACTGCGCAAACGCTCACCGGGAGCTCAACTGTGACGCCAAGTCCTCTCATATCGCAAGCCACTCCTCAATGGCCTTCAGCTTCGGGTACGCCCGCAACGACCAACCCCCTTCTAGCACCAAAGACCAACACCTTAACTGTCTCCAACATCCAGGCAGGTCATGCCGGTAGCACGCTCCAGAACTGCCATCACAAAACTCGCTGGGAACGCTTCGGTCATGGCCTGTGCACATCGTGCAATGAGTGAGTCACTTCGGTGGTCAACTACTAGATCGTGCTAAAATGCCAAGAGTCAAGGGAATTATCTCATGTACTCGTTGTAGTATGGCGGTCTGCTACAAATGCCAGAGAAAGCTCCTGCCGCATCACTCCCAGTCAAGGAAATACGGCAAGCGTCCTGGTCAACCAGATTATGAGGGACCATACAAGTAGTGACTAGTTCTCGATGGTTATCTTACACATTGGAAAGCAACGACAAGGTTGGGGCATGCTCCAAGCCAGCTTAACAGTGTCTTTTCCTTCTGGTCTTTAGTAGCATAGCAATCAACAAGCTTCAACAAAGACGTTCAACCAACGCTGGCCACTGTATATTTGGCAGTTGTATAATCCGAGATCAACCTCTGATCGATTTCCATCGCAGCCAGATTACAACACTTGCACCAGGCACTCCTTGGATGACCTACGGCTTGCTGTTGCTCACACTCAGCCACGCCAACCTCACGGTCCCCGCATTGCACATCTCACCCTTATCAAGTCTAGATTCAAAGAAAAATACGGGCGCTATTCTCCCAAACCCTGCTATGAACGAAACGATAGATACCAAACTCGAAGGGGGGGTAAAAGTGTAACAAGTCTCACATATAGATTGATGTACTTGCACCAGTGACGTTGGCACAGCTACAAACAAACATGCCACCGATCTTGCAATGCTCTGCATGGATCTCGCGTATTGATAGGCTGTCGCGGCGTGAGAGAGCGCAGCTCGGTCTTCCTTGAGCACCGATACgatgaaggtgaaggtgaaggaTTGAAGTGGCCAACTCTAGTTCAAGAGTGTAGAGACCAAGCAGTACAGGTTTGGACGGTGGTTTAGAGGACTTGCACAATTGGTCGTACGTGGTCGATGTGTTTATGACCAGGGACGAGTTCGATGTGAACGTTGATGGCAAAGCGGTCTTTCGAGAAATGGGGTTTGATGGTTATTGGTTTTGATGGTTGTGGCTGAGCATCTGCTGCAGATCTGTTTTCTTGGGTACCATATTCGGAAAAAAGGTTTTGTTGTCCGGCATGGCaggcaaaggcaaaggcaGTTGGAAGAATGTAGATTATGTATTACACACTGTATCGTAGGTTGATTCCCAGCCATGTGTCTAAAATCTCAGTTCAGCCGCAGTTCCTGGCCTAACAACCAACAGGGGCCGGCCTTAATACAGAGAAAAGTAAGGAAGTGGTATCATGCGGGTTTGAAGCGGCGAAAGCGGCTTGTCGAGATAGCCTGACCCTAACGCCGGGAAATGCAAATCGTGAGTCGTCGTCAAAGCTGTACGACGGATAACATTATTACAATCGTGTAGAGTAGCCGTGGCTACTCCGCCTCAGAGCCATCGCTTGCCTTTGGGTGGAAGGATGGGCGACTGCTAGTCTTTGGTTGCGCGAGGTTGTTTGAACAAGTCTCTGTGCCGCGAGTTGCGTTTCGAGTTGTACGCGCTCGCTGGATCGTTGGAGAGTTCGATCTCTGAGGTCATTGTGATTGTCATGTCCTCGCAGGACGAGTCCAATTCCCGGGTGCGCATCTTTTGCCATATCTTCTGGAAGCCCACCCCCTTTGGCGTCTCTTCGTtactatctactctaagcATAGCATCCTGACTCTGACTCCTTTTTGGCTGTTCGAAAGGCTCGGGACTTGCAATTGCGCGCTCTTCGTCCCAGTGTTTCAGTTCATAGCTTCTGCCTTGGTCCTCGTCTAAATCTGGCGCAGCTACGATCGCTTCTGACTTTCGCTTCGACGACATGTTGGATGCGTTCGGAGTGCTCCGTGAGACTTCGGCCGTTGTGGTCGACATTTTGTATGTCTTCGAGATGGAGCCGGAACCAAGGTATTTTTTCTTGAGCGAGACGCCACCGGAGAAGGTCCCGGATAGACTAAAAGGGATTTTCGATAGAAGCGGCTTCAGAACTGGAGCTGATGCGCAGATAACGCCCAAATCGATTTCTACCGCGGCGGCGATCCAAAGGGGATAGGCATACCTGCCGGTATGTTAGCTATGATCGGAGTTGCCGGAAACCATGAACATCCGTACCATGTGTTATCGTAAGTAGTGATCAACGATTTGTAGATGAACCAGGTGCGGACGATACCTGCGACAGTGACGATGATTCCCATAGAGAAGAGGAGGGCGACAGCATAACGTTGACGACGCGGCATATGGAGCTAGATCCCGTAAGCGCTACGCTTTCAGGTTTTCAATACGGACTTACGCCTAAGACAAGTGGAATTGGCGTTACTGTTGTGGCGAAGTCGGCAACACAATTGATAATTCCGCATATGATAGTCGCAGTGCCTTCGTTCATACAACTACCAGCCGGCGAGCCGATTACCCAGTAATCCGAGACGGGGTTACACAGGAAAATGGCGATGAAACTACCAAGTATTAACCGATGAACTTCGCAGCAAAGCACTGTCAACGGGATGTAGACTTACGTATATGACACCAAAATGCCAAGAGTGTAAGCAACATTAAAGTGTATTAACCACTTGAACCACGTCGTTCCTGTATTGGCGACCAGACGGTAGTAGAAACAGTGAAGAGATAACCTTGTGaatgttgctgctgctgtgaaGACTACCTTGGCGGCCATGCCAATCTTCAGGGTCGGCATGAGCTGATTTAAAGGTATGTCGTAGATATGTCTGTCCCAACCGTAACGCTGGTTTGCCAACAACACGACAGCAGTCAAGCCAATGGCAAAAACCTATCGAATGTTAGGAAACAGATCGAACAGACTTTGCTTCACAATCAGTGCGTACTAAAGCAAGCAGGATGAACACATCATCGATGCCAAACCATCTTTTGATGATCAAGCGCGTGTACATGCGCATCCCGACAGTTATCACTACCAGCGCAATGAGTACAGCGTTGACGATGAGCAGAGCATCGCCGCGTGTCACAGGATTGACGTAGTTCGGCGTGGGCCATGCAAGGAGGACCTATCCCACCGTTAGCCCTGACAAAACGTATACATGGTAGGAGAATTACCTGGGTGGGAGGCAGTTTCATCCTAGCGTTTTTGGTGAGCGCCCTGCCCCGAATTCAAGAAAAAACATGCAGGTGTAGATAAGTAGACAGCTGCAAGATCGGAGAAAATCCTTTGAGATGAGGAAGAACATGGGAGTGGTAAGCCATCGGCGCTAGATTGCAAGCTCCATGATATGTTTCAACTGCGGGGCGTCCAGTAGGAGTCTTACCCAATAAAGAACCTAACATGCCTGACGAATTTGTGCTACATTGGCTAGCATGCTGGTAGCACATCACTGGATCCCATGGTAGCGCTGAGCACACAGGCTACTTTGAAAGACGACGATCCTGTCAGTTCTCAAAACTAGCGGAAAAGCCGCAGCAGGATCGATGCTGTGCAGTGCCACGTGAGGTGACGCCGCAGTTAGACTCTGACCGGATAAGGATTGTATGTAACATCAAGCTCCCAGCTGTCTTGACTGCCAACTTTGAGGGAAAGAAAGACAAGCCTAGCACGGGCTCGCGGAGGACCAGTCCTCGCCGTTAAGCTGGGCTCGAGCTGCTCGACCAGATACGGACCCGTAGTCCCGAACTATCCTGTCTGGTCACGTCTTAATCTTTTCGCCTGAGTCGTGCAAGTATGCCGAGGAACAAGCGGTGTATTCATCAGAGTGGTTCGTTCTTGTGCATGGCTTAGGGCGTGGCTGGCGTTCCACGACAACTGCGACGTCGGACACAGCATGCTGCGAGAGCTATCCTGTTGAGGTGTTAGGGAGGCGCACTTTTGCGTTTACTCGAGGTCAGGAATCAAAGGATGCCGCAGATCTAGCCACCAGTAGCGTCGATTTGACATTGGTGCTTCGAGGACTAGCGCCAGCCAGCCTACGCGTCTAAGCCATTTCGTGCAGACGCAACTTGGCAAAGGACCAACTTGTTGTCGAACTCTATAAACAGGCGGAGAAGGCCGCGTAGACCACCAGCCTACGACAAGCTACACTCCCAACATGGAGAAAGCTACGATTGTCACCATCCGTTTTCATACAACGCTCTCTCCATGCCCCACTCCTCCACAACTAGCCACTGCTCTATTCCAAATCGACCCAACTTTTGTCAAGACCTCGGCAGCCTCGAGTTGATGCAGGGAAACGCTCACGCAAGGCTACCCGCTCTCTGACAACCCTTCTTAGGTGTGGGGCTCCGCGTAGTTTCGGCGAAACCCCATTTACGCCTCATAGGCAAAAGCCCGGCATTTGGCGCGGATATCTGAAGCGGGTCATCGTAATATAGAACACCTGCAGCTAGCCTTCTCGCACCATTAGACGATGATCAAACGCAGAACATGCATCACATTTATGAAATGCTAAAAGCTTTAGGATCATGTGCCGGATATGTGATGCCGCTGCCCCTATGGATTGTTGTACGAAAGGGCGCCCTTGGTCTTGTTATCGCAATTTGAACAATGTCATGATTGACACGGTTACATGCATGACATCCTGCCTTAAACTCTGCTAGCCGATTCAGCACCGAAATAACGGCTTCACGTAGGGTGCGCAGCCCTGGCGTCGAAACTCCACAGTGTTGTGACGACAGCAACCATCGTTTACGGAGATACATCCGCATATTTACAAGGTTTCTATTTGTTCCGACGATCTGCGCACGGTGCTACAATTGGTCGTTATCGTTTGGGGCCGTTCCAAGCGCGACATTCACAACTGGACTATCGCTCCAACGCCGCTTGAGCACGCTGTGGATGATGAAGACTCTTCGCATCTCACGCACACCTATCGCCTGCCATGTCGCAATTCAAAGCGAAGAATCTATTCTGCAGTGAGCCTTAACGGCCTTATCAGCGAAATGCAGAAGCAGAAACATCTTCATGACCGTCGAGTCTGAGTGTCTCTCCGTTACGCGGTGAGCCTTAACGGCCTTATCAGCGAAGTGCAGAAGCAGAAACATCTTCATGACCGTCGAGTCTGAGTGTCTCTCCGTCACGCGGTGAGCCTGCAACCTTATAGCACCGGGAATTACACGCGTTGACGGACACAACGTCGACCTTTCCACCTCATCATGCATCTCCTACATCTCCTACCGTCAAATCCTGCCGACAACTCCCTTGTCACGAGTCTGGACCGGTAGAATGTATGCAAACAGTGTTAGGCGCGCTGGTGGTAAGCCTGCGGCACGCAAGCGCCTCGTGCAAGGCATCCTGCGAGGCAGTGCATGCGCACAAAAGCCTTACGCCGCAGCTTTGACAATGGCCGGCGGGAAGGCATGTAAAGGCTCAGCAATCACAAGGTGTATCGTGAGGCACAGTCCAAGAAGCTGAACACAGCCTTTCGTGTGAGGTATTTTATCTCAAGTGTATTGCATATGTAGACCGCTGCACCCTTTTTTGTTTACACCTACACTATCTCTACCTCCTCAAAGTTGTAGGCCGATTTACGAACACCAACGAGTATTCACCATACTGTTTCAGTTTGCTTCAGGCGCATCGTAACAATGGCGCCTTTCACCACCAACCCGGTCGACACCACCAACACATTGCGCACCCTACTCAGACGGGCCTCATTGTGCGACTCGTACACACCATGCCAGCCGCACCGAACAGCAGTCCTCATCGTCATTATCTCAATCGGCTTCCTCACCAGCTCCAttctactcttctactacCTGCGCAAGCGAACATCCGTTCACCCAGGCCCAACACGCTTCAAGCCCGGCCTGGTGCACCCGCACAGGATGCCCAGGAAGCGCGAATCAACCACCCAGCGACGCGACGATGAGGACCCGGGTCTGGAGCTTCCGAGATACGAACCACAATACGATGCGCCGCCGCCGTATGTCTGTGGCCTGGCCCGTCCGGAGGATGTACATGTCCATGGTGCGAGGACGAACAGTTGATGGGACCGGAAGAGTACCGAACCAAGAATCAACCAAGAGAAGCTCCAGCGTTTCAAGTCGGGTCTAGGATGGCGCAGAAAAACGCCTTAGCTTAGGTGGAGGGAGAGAGTGACAGTCGAGGCTTGTGGGTACAAGGCGCTTCTGTCCAATCAAGACCGGCGTCGAGACCGTCCGAGGAGATACCCGCATTTGAGTTGTCAGCTCTTGCCGCACGTCACTCGACCATGTTCTTGCTTCCTGGTCGTTACGACTGGTCGAGAAAGGACACGAGCTTGGGGATTGAAGACGCTATGGATTGTTTGCAAGCGCTGCAAGTAGGCTTGCGAAATACAGCAATCAGAACGAGTTATAATGGTCAGAGTGAGGGGCGCTGTCGAAGCTAGAGGTGTTGTCAGGTTAAAATCAATCGGCATGGCGTCCTTGGAGCATGTAGGGGCAGTGTATACAGCAATGATATGATTCATATATCGAATTATCTTAGCTGATGACGCTGAACACTAACGACTTGAGTATCTAGCCCCTGCGCCTGGTGCTGGGGCTCTTGCCGGCCACGTTTGCATAGCTGGGTGCGGCACCGCTGGACACGGCGCGCTTCATCTCTTCCTTGTTTGCTGCGACAGCTGGCGTAACGGGCTTGTTGAGCTTCTTGCTCTCGGTGTTCTTCGATGTGGGCGCGTTCCAATAGTACACGACCTGCAAGAACAGGACTAGGTTGAGCGCGAACCCCGCAATGAAACCGTAGAGGATGAGCGGGTCATCGACTTCTTGGAGCGTAGTGAAGATGCGCGTGAGCGAACCCAGGAGGTAATTAATGACCTATATTCTTTGTCAGCGATTGCTCTTTAACCAGGGACGGAGTGTGAAAAGCTTACAGCGAAAGCGCTCAACTGGCCAGTACCACCCTCAGACCAAATGGTCAAGATCTGCGGGACCTTGCTGGCAACACCCAGAATGCCTGCGGCGCTCATGGCCAGACTGAGGTTTGCCTCATTGACCTGGTTCTCGTTGAACAGGAGCCACCCAGCACCAGCCAGGCCAGCGATCCATGCTGCGATTGCGGGCTGCCTGCCGCTGTAGTTGAGTACTAGGGACGCGATCGCGATGTTTTGAACTAGGATAAGCGCCGTCTCGCCGTACGTGCTAAAGGGGAAACCATGGCGAACGTTGTAGCTCAGCGAGATAAGGTAAGCGCCAGATTCGAGAACGTACGACAGAAAGGAGAGGCCTTCTGCCGACTGCGAGTTCAGCAGCTTGAGCAGCTGCGGGATCTTGACGATAGAGGACGCGCCGATGATGCCGATTCCAAGGCCCTTCGAGACGGCGAGCTTGACACATTCGGTTTTGGTAAGATCGATGTCGTGCAGAAGGGTCTGGTAGCAGACGGGGCCGAGGAGAGACTCGCCCAGGTCCGCAATGGGCTTGGGGAGATTGTGGGTGATGGGTTGGAGGGCGGAGCGAAGGGCATCCATTGTGCTGGTGTTTGTTGGTTTGCGGGGTGCAATGGTGAGGATATTTTGACCGGGGGACAATAGGGTCTGACGCAACCTGGCATTAGTTGAGCTTACATAATGTATGAACGGCTACATGATTTTCAAGTTCCACGTGTCAGAATATTGAAGAAGACCGTAGAAGTACAGTTGTATTCTCGTTCTCTTTCGTGGTATACATCATGCATTACTACTGCCATTATCGTCGTGCAATCCTCTATCCTATAGCAAGCGAGAAAAAACGAACATTATAGTACACAGAGTGTGACAGGGTGACCTTGGAATGTGGTAGAACAGAACAAGCAATAGCGACCAGCGGCGCATCGAAAGAAACAAAGGCCCAATGAAAGGCTGGACAGAGAGACTTTGCTGTCGGAATGTCTAGATTATACCAGGAATGAACAGGTAAGGCACCTGCTTCTCATACTCGGTCCACGCCTCACCATAAACCTCGCGACACCTTGCAATGTCACGCAGCGCACGGTGAATAATCATGCCGGCAAAGAACACAGAGTAGAACCATGGGAATGGCGAGTTAAAGCCAGTAATGAGACCCCACGAGATGGCGAAGAATAAGTCGCAGGTGTAGTGGATCTTACGGGCTTTGCCGTACCACCCGTCCGCAAGAATCTTGTTTCCGTGCTTGGTGGTGATGGTCTTGGGGTTGGCAATACGACCGTACTTGAAGTATGGGAAGGTAGTACGCTCATCGACTACACCACGCTCTTCTTGGCGGAACTGGTTCTTTTGGCTGTTGGTTGTGTCCCAGATGTAGTACATGCCGAGGTAGCCAAGCGTTAAGAGAGCGACAAACCACGACGGCCATGTGTACTCAGAAGGGTGGTGGTTGGCGATGTAGAGGGTGCAGTGGCAGTAGGAAAGAGGTACACCGGCCATGTTCCAGAAGATGAGCATGAACCCAAGCTTCTCGTAGTACATGTCCCTGTGATGTGTGAGCAGCTATCATCTTGCATAATGCGAGAGAGCTTACCATGTAGTGATGATCAAATGCTCGCCCTTGGCGCAAGCATTAGCGTACAGCCAGTGCGCGAACAGCAGGAAGATGGCCTCCATCGAGACATATCCATAGCTCTCGTACTGCTTCAGGCAAGTACCCAAAGAAAGGAAGAACAATATGAACCACGGAATGCGAACTTCGAGGAACATTTTGAAGTCCAGAATGCCGAACAGTCTAGGGTTGAGCTCAGATCCGAGGAAGAAGTCCACGATAACATTGTCAGTCATACGGACAGTGGCGCCACGCACGCGAGCTGAGACGTATGCAATGATAGAGCACAAGAAACCAGAGAGGATAGCGACACTCATGATGTGTCCAAACTCATCAATCAGAGTGTAGAGCTTGAAGATGCCGGTGAAATGGAGGCCCAGCATGATGACAATGCTAGTGTAGAACGACCACATGGCAGAGCAATAGTAATCAAGCTGCTTTCCACCAAGGTGAGGAAGAGCCTTACCCTTGCGGTAGACGCCAGGCATGAGCATGTAAAAAGCCATTTGAGTGAGTCCGAAGAACCAATAGATCTGCCATGCACGGTTGTTAGGGTATGCCTCCGTCTTGACCAGGTTCCACATGTGCCCAAAGAAGTCGGAGAAGCTCTGGCCTTCGGCTGGCTTGGGGAACTTTCCATCGTAGAACGTCGCGCCAATCCACATGTAGTACATCAACACAGGAAATCCGGTCATCATGGCGCTCATACCCAGAGCGCCGCCAAACTCGTGCAGACCGCCCTTGTCCTTGGGCGGGAAATTCTTTGCTGCCTCGACTTCGTATGCGTATGCGATCTTCTCCTCCTTAGCATGGCCGTTGGCGAAACCATTGGTTGCTCCGTTGCCATTCGCATGTCCGTTGGTGTGACCGTTCAGATGCCCGTTACCGTTGGCATGACCGTTGCTGGAAGGCTTTTCAGGAGTCGAATGGATCTCACTGCGCTTAACGAAGCCACTCGGGCTGTCGAACGCC
This region includes:
- a CDS encoding Delta(24(24(1)))-sterol reductase — translated: MSQRVTRSQAGYTPRKPENPGFVETPGRKRSQRRKSISTETAFDSPSGFVKRSEIHSTPEKPSSNGHANGNGHLNGHTNGHANGNGATNGFANGHAKEEKIAYAYEVEAAKNFPPKDKGGLHEFGGALGMSAMMTGFPVLMYYMWIGATFYDGKFPKPAEGQSFSDFFGHMWNLVKTEAYPNNRAWQIYWFFGLTQMAFYMLMPGVYRKGKALPHLGGKQLDYYCSAMWSFYTSIVIMLGLHFTGIFKLYTLIDEFGHIMSVAILSGFLCSIIAYVSARVRGATVRMTDNVIVDFFLGSELNPRLFGILDFKMFLEVRIPWFILFFLSLGTCLKQYESYGYVSMEAIFLLFAHWLYANACAKGEHLIITTWDMYYEKLGFMLIFWNMAGVPLSYCHCTLYIANHHPSEYTWPSWFVALLTLGYLGMYYIWDTTNSQKNQFRQEERGVVDERTTFPYFKYGRIANPKTITTKHGNKILADGWYGKARKIHYTCDLFFAISWGLITGFNSPFPWFYSVFFAGMIIHRALRDIARCREVYGEAWTEYEKQVPYLFIPGII